The region CGACTACAAGCTGCCGACGCCGCGCGACATCCCGCCGCTCAAAACGGTGGTGCTGCCGTCAAGTGAAGGCGACGGGCCGTACCACATCCGCGGCATCGGCGAGGCGCCGTGCACGCCGGTGGCGCCGGCGATCGCCAACGCGGTCGAGGACGCGATCGGCGTGCGCATCCGCGAGCTGCCGATCACCGCCGAAAAGGTGTACGCGGCGCTCAAGCAGCGAGGCCGTGCCACCGAGCCAGCCGCGCAGCCGGCCGCACGGGGAGGTGCGCAGTAGTGGAAGCGATCAGCCCATACCGCATCCGGCTCACGGTCAACGGCGAGCCGCGCGAGGCGAGCGTGCCGGCGCGGCGCACGCTGGTCGATCTGCTGCGCTACGACCTCGGCCTCACCGGCACCAAGGAGGCGTGCAGCGTCGGCGTCTGTGGCGCCTGCACCGTGCTGCTCGACGGCCGCCTCGTCGCCTCCTGCATCACGCTGGCCGTGCAGGTGGACGGCGCGCGGGTCACCACGATCGAGGGCGTGGCCGAGGGCGAGAAGCTGCATCCGCTGCAGCAGGCCTTCATCGATCACGGCGGCTTCCAGTGCGGCATCTGCACGCCGGGCCAGATCGTGGCGGCGAAAGCGTTGCTGGACAGCAACCCGCACCCCAGCGAGGACGAGATCAAAGACTGGATGATGGGCAATCTCTGCCGCTGCACCGGCTACTACCAGATCGTCGAGTCGATCGCCAAAGCGGCGGCGGGGGGCTGAGATGCGCGACTTCCAGTTCCATGCCCCCGCGACGTTGGATGAGGCGCTGGCGCTGCTGGCCGAGCACGGCGAGGCGGCGCGGCCGATGGCCGGAGGCACCGCGCTCGTCGTGCTGATGAAGCAGTCGTTGGTAGAGGCCGAGCAGATCG is a window of Dehalococcoidia bacterium DNA encoding:
- a CDS encoding (2Fe-2S)-binding protein, which produces MSPYRIRLTVNGEPREASVPARRTLVDLLRYDLGLTGTKEACSVGVCGACTVLLDGRLVASCITLAVQVDGARVTTIEGVAEGEKLHPLQQAFIDHGGFQCGICTPGQIVAAKALLDSNPHPSEDEIKDWMMGNLCRCTGYYQIVESIAKAAAGG